A DNA window from Arachis hypogaea cultivar Tifrunner chromosome 18, arahy.Tifrunner.gnm2.J5K5, whole genome shotgun sequence contains the following coding sequences:
- the LOC112772740 gene encoding DExH-box ATP-dependent RNA helicase DExH7, chloroplastic isoform X2, whose protein sequence is MPPKKSKKNQNQNQKQNKPHASASSAPRLQISADNESRLRRLLLNSAPASAPPPPPAVDDATSSLTRAQKAKKLKSLYEKLSCEGFTNRHVELALSALKEAATFESALDWLCLNLPGNELPLKFSTGTSTHSTQGGSVGVIFNPRDGSAPAENASDTTEEEQAPEFSVLIERHWNDGSLDSVQASQADWIKKYVEQQEEEEEKDESKTWEDDICYGGSGSAKKESCEPRPYDVISKEYLAARLEATDAKENKDKKRQEQAGNVIRKLKQELSALGLSDDDLALQYEQQISSNYERASSGLSGHEPNTGDTAGYSETNLPSGGAVIDGSDVGHRSMEENIDKSSSLVVHIEENSVEGEAEEVELGGFFSEDVSSNEILPPDVLRLQKEEKFKRLLESKNLENLDGIWKKGDPKKIPKAVLHQLCQKSGWEAPKFNKILGRGKNFAYTVTVLRKASGRGKNRKAGGLVTLQLPDQNEIFESAEDAQNKVAAYALLQMFPDVPVHLPITEPYGSLVMKWMEGESFAKLEDSEEDHRTSFVDSLLNGDGSGAIPSVEVADHKSQQTDNLDRLGENKTSAIASHQPPTQRDTYSKENESNYLRQVQINKMKTRRYQDMLKMRATLPIAAIKADILKLLNKNDVLVVCGETGSGKTTQVPQFLLDDMIESGHGGHCNIICTQPRRIAAISVAERVADERCEPSPGSEGSLVGYQVRLDSARNERTRLLFCTTGILLRKLMGDQSLTGITHIIVDEVHERSLLGDFLLIVLKNLIEKQSTERSTKLKVILMSATVDSSLFSKYFGHCPVVTAEGRTHPVTTYFLEDIYDQIDYRLPSDSPVSLTSTFRKEQLQKGLVTNSKGKKNLMLSGWGDESLLSEENTNPYFVPSYYQSYSEQAKQNLKRLNEDVIDYDLLEDLICFIDENCNEGAILVFLPGVSEINLLHDKLVASYRFGRPSSEWVIPLHSSVASTEQKRVFLRPPGNTRKVVIATNIAETSITIDDVIYVIDCGKHKENRYNPQKKLSSMVEDWISQANARQRRGRAGRVKPGTCFCLYTRHRFERLMRPYQVPEMLRMPLVELCLQIKLLSLGHIEPFLSKALEPPKVEAMSSAISLLYEVGALEGDEQLTLLGHHLAKLPVDVLIGKMMLYGAIFGCLSPILSISAFLSYKSPFVYPKDERQNVERAKLSLLNHKVDGPGDTNNVDQQSDHLLMMLAYKRWERILTEKGAKAAQQFCNSFFLSSSVMYMIRDMRMQFGTLLADIGFITLPKDDKLDRKKLGSLDSWLSDASQPFNAHAHHLSVVKAILCAGLYPNVAASEHSIVGAVLSTFNQSSNTANSGRTVWFDGRREVHIHPSSINSNTKSFQYPFLIFLEKVETNRVFLRDTSVVSPYSILLFGGSINVQHQTGLVTIDGWLKLSAPAQIAVLFKELRQTLHTFLKELIRKPEEALMLNNELIKSIVTLLLEEGSSK, encoded by the exons ATGCCGCCAAAAAAGAGTAAgaagaatcagaatcagaatcagaagcAGAATAAGCCCCACGCTTCGGCTTCCTCTGCTCCGAGGTTGCAGATTTCGGCCGATAACGAGAGCCGCCTCCGCCGCCTCCTTCTCAATTCGGCACCTGCGTCTGCTCCACCGCCTCCCCCCGCCGTTGACGATGCCACGTCATCCCTAACGAGGGCTCAGAAGGCCAAGAAGCTTAAATCTCTTTATGAGAAGCTCTCTTGCGAAGGTTTCACTAATCGCCACGTTGAGCTTGCTCTCTCCGCTCTCAAGGAAGCTGCTACTTTTGAATCAGCTCTTGATTGGTTATGCTTGAATTTGCCCGGCAACGAACTTCCACTCAAATTTTCTACTGGAACTTCCACTCATTCCACTCAAG GGGGATCGGTTGGAGTTATATTTAATCCACGGGATGGTTCGGCTCCTGCGGAAAATGCATCTGATACGACTGAGGAGGAACAGGCGCCGGAATTTTCTGTTTTAATAGAGAGACATTGGAATGATGGTAGTTTAGATTCTGTACAAGCATCTCAAGCAGATTGGATAAAGAAATATGTTGAGCaacaggaagaggaagaggaaaag GATGAATctaagacttgggaagatgacaTTTGTTATGGGGGTAGTGGCAGTGCCAAAAAGGAG TCCTGCGAACCTAGGCCATATGATGTTATTTCCAAGGAGTATCTTGCTGCAAGGTTAGAAGCTACAGATGCCAAGGAGAACAAGGACAAAAAACGTCAGGAGCAGGCAGGCAATGTGATCCGGAAACTGAAGCAAGAGTTGTCTGCTCTAG GATTATCGGATGATGATTTGGCCTTACAGTATGAGCAACAAATCAGTTCTAACTATGAGAGAGCTTCATCTGGCCTGTCTGGCCATGAGCCCAACACAGGTGACACAGCAGGTTATTCAGAAACTAATTTGCCCTCTGGTGGAGCTGTAATTGATGGAAGTGATGTAGGGCATCGTAGcatggaggaaaatattgataaGTCTTCCTCACTGGTTGTACACATTGAAGAAAATTCTGTTGAAGGAGAGGCAGAAGAGGTGGAACTTGGTGGTTTCTTCTCCGAGGATGTATCATCTAATGAAATATTACCTCCTGATGTTTTGAGACTgcagaaagaagaaaaatttaaaagactTTTGGAAAGCAAGAATTTAGAAAATTTAGATGGCATCTGGAAGAAG ggGGATCCTAAAAAGATCCCAAAGGCAGTTCTTCATCAACTATGTCAGAAATCAGGCTGGGAAGCTCCAAAGTTCAATAAAATTCTTGGCAGGGGAAAAAATTTTGCCTACACTGTGACTGTATTGCGTAAAGCTAGTGGGAGGGGCAAGAACCGAAAAGCTGGGGGACTGGTCACACTTCAGCTTCCAGATCAGAATGAAATCTTTGAATCTGCAGAG GATGCACAGAATAAGGTGGCAGCTTATGCTTTGTTACAAATGTTTCCTGACGTCCCAGTTCATCTCCCAATTACAGAGCCTTATGGTTCGCTTGTTATGAAGTGGATGGAAG GAGAATCATTTGCCAAGCTAGAAGACAGTGAGGAAGATCATAGAACTAGTTTTGTGGATTCATTATTAAATGGTGATGGTTCTGGTGCAATTCCATCTGTTGAAGTTGCAGATCATAAGTCTCAACAAACAGATAATTTGGATAGACTCGGTGAAAATAAAACTTCGGCAATTGCCAGTCATCAGCCACCTACTCAGA GAGATACATATAGCAAGGAAAATGAGAGTAATTATTTGAGACAGGttcaaattaataaaatgaaaACACGTAGATACCAG GATATGTTGAAAATGCGAGCTACACTTCCTATTGCTGCAATAAAAGCTGATATATTGAAACTGTTGAACAAAAATGATGTTCTTGTTGTTTGTGGAGAAACAGGCTCTGGAAAGACAACTCAG GTTCCACAATTTTTATTGGACGACATGATCGAGTCAGGACATGGTGGACATTGTAATATTATATGCACACAACCAAGGAGAATAGCG GCAATTTCAGTAGCCGAAAGGGTAGCCGATGAGCGGTGTGAACCTTCACCAGGCTCAGAGGGTTCCTTGGTTGGTTATCAAGTTCGACTCGACAGTGCCAG GAATGAGAGAACTAGGCTTCTGTTCTGTACAACAGGCATCCTTCTCAGAAAATTGATG GGAGACCAAAGTTTGACTGGCATCACTCATATCATAGTTGATGAAGTTCACGAGAGGTCTCTATTG GGTGATTTTCTCCTAATTGTTTTGAAGAATCTAATTGAGAAGCAGTCCACTGAAAGATCAACAAAACTCAAAGTCATTCTAAT GTCTGCTACTGTTGATTCAAGTTTATTCTCAAAATACTTTGGACATTGTCCTGTAGTTACTGCAGAAGGAAGAACTCATCCAGTGACAACATATTTTCTTGAGGATATATATGATCAGATCGATTATCGACTTCCTTCGGATTCTCCAGTTTCTTTAACATCAACATTTCGCAAGGAGCAG TTGCAGAAAGGTCTTGTGACAAATAGCAAGGGGAAGAAGAATCTAATGTTATCGGGGTGGGGtgatgaatctctgctttccgaAGAGAACACTAATCCATATTTTGTTCCAAGTTATTATCAGTCATACAGTGAACAAGCTAAACAAAATCTA AAAAGATTGAATGAAGATGTCATTGATTACGATCTTCTAGAAGATCTAATATGTTTCATTGATGAAAATTGCAATGAGGGTGCCATCCTTGTATTCCTACCG GGAGTCTCTGAAATAAACCTTTTACATGATAAGTTGGTTGCCTCTTACCGCTTTGGTCGACCCTCTTCTGAATGGGTTATTCCGTTGCATTCTTCGGTTGCATCAACTGAGCAGAAACGGGTGTTTTTGCGCCCTCCAGGAAATACACGTAAG GTTGTTATAGCCACAAATATAGCAGAGACCAGCATAACAATAGATGACGTGATATATGTAATTGACTGTGGAAAGCATAAGGAAAACCGATATAACCCACAGAAG AAATTGTCTAGCATGGTTGAAGATTGGATATCTCAAGCAAATGCAAGGCAGCGCCGGGGCAGAGCTGGACGTGTAAAACCTGGAACTTGCTTTTGCTTGTACACTCGTCACAGGTTTGAAAGACTCATGCGTCCTTATCAG GTTCCAGAGATGCTTCGGATGCCATTAGTTGAACTGTGTTTGCAGATTAAGTTACTGTCTCTTGGTCATATTGAGCCATTTTTGTCCAAG GCTTTAGAACCTCCAAAGGTTGAAGCAATGAGTTCAGCAATATCCTTACTATATGAG GTTGGTGCTCTTGAAGGTGATGAGCAGCTGACACTGCTTGGACATCATTTGGCAAAACTTCCTGTTGATGTCTTAATTGGAAAG ATGATGCTGTATGGTGCAATATTTGGTTGCTTGTCACCTATTCTTTCAATCTCTGCATTTCTAAGCTACAAGTCTCCATTTGTATATCCAAAGGATGAG AGGCAAAATGTTGAAAGAGCAAAATTATCATTGTTGAATCACAAGGTAGATGGGCCAGGTGATACCAATAATGTTGATCAGCAATCTGATCACTTACTAATGATGTTAGCTTATAAAAGATGGGAAAGGATTTTGACTGAG AAAGGAGCTAAAGCTGCACAACAATTCTGCAATTCCTTCTTTCTGAGCAGTTCTGTAATGTATATGATAAG GGATATGAGAATGCAGTTTGGAACATTGCTAGCAGACATTGGTTTCATCACTCTTCCTAAAGACGATAAG TTGGATCGAAAAAAGCTAGGAAGTCTTGACAGTTGGCTTTCTGATGCATCACAACCATTCAATGCACATGCACATCATTTGTCAGTTGTCAAG GCTATACTATGCGCTGGTTTGTATCCCAATGTGGCAGCTAGTGAACACAGTATTGTTGGAGCAGTTCTTAGCACCTTCAACCAGTCTTCTAACACCGCGAATAGTGGTCGTACAGTCTGGTTTGACGGAAGAAGAGAAGTTCATATCCATCCTTCTTCTATCAATAGTAACACTAAATCCTTTCAATACCCCTTTCTCATCTTCCTTGAAAAG GTTGAAACAAACAGAGTATTTTTACGCGATACTTCTGTCGTTTCTCCATACTCCATTTTGCTGTTTGGGGGGTCAATTAATGTTCAGCATCAG ACTGGACTTGTAACAATTGATGGATGGTTGAAACTGAGTGCACCTGCACAAATAGCTGTGTTATTCAAGGAGCTAAGACAAACTCTACATACCTTTCTGAAGGAGCTGATTCGAAAACCGGAG GAGGCGCTCATGCTCAATAATGAACTCATCAAGTCCATCGTCACTTTGCTGTTAGAAGAAGGAAGCTCTAAATGA
- the LOC112772740 gene encoding DExH-box ATP-dependent RNA helicase DExH7, chloroplastic isoform X1: MPPKKSKKNQNQNQKQNKPHASASSAPRLQISADNESRLRRLLLNSAPASAPPPPPAVDDATSSLTRAQKAKKLKSLYEKLSCEGFTNRHVELALSALKEAATFESALDWLCLNLPGNELPLKFSTGTSTHSTQGGSVGVIFNPRDGSAPAENASDTTEEEQAPEFSVLIERHWNDGSLDSVQASQADWIKKYVEQQEEEEEKDESKTWEDDICYGGSGSAKKESCEPRPYDVISKEYLAARLEATDAKENKDKKRQEQAGNVIRKLKQELSALGLSDDDLALQYEQQISSNYERASSGLSGHEPNTGDTAGYSETNLPSGGAVIDGSDVGHRSMEENIDKSSSLVVHIEENSVEGEAEEVELGGFFSEDVSSNEILPPDVLRLQKEEKFKRLLESKNLENLDGIWKKGDPKKIPKAVLHQLCQKSGWEAPKFNKILGRGKNFAYTVTVLRKASGRGKNRKAGGLVTLQLPDQNEIFESAEDAQNKVAAYALLQMFPDVPVHLPITEPYGSLVMKWMEGESFAKLEDSEEDHRTSFVDSLLNGDGSGAIPSVEVADHKSQQTDNLDRLGENKTSAIASHQPPTQRDTYSKENESNYLRQVQINKMKTRRYQDMLKMRATLPIAAIKADILKLLNKNDVLVVCGETGSGKTTQVPQFLLDDMIESGHGGHCNIICTQPRRIAAISVAERVADERCEPSPGSEGSLVGYQVRLDSARNERTRLLFCTTGILLRKLMGDQSLTGITHIIVDEVHERSLLGDFLLIVLKNLIEKQSTERSTKLKVILMSATVDSSLFSKYFGHCPVVTAEGRTHPVTTYFLEDIYDQIDYRLPSDSPVSLTSTFRKEQKLQKGLVTNSKGKKNLMLSGWGDESLLSEENTNPYFVPSYYQSYSEQAKQNLKRLNEDVIDYDLLEDLICFIDENCNEGAILVFLPGVSEINLLHDKLVASYRFGRPSSEWVIPLHSSVASTEQKRVFLRPPGNTRKVVIATNIAETSITIDDVIYVIDCGKHKENRYNPQKKLSSMVEDWISQANARQRRGRAGRVKPGTCFCLYTRHRFERLMRPYQVPEMLRMPLVELCLQIKLLSLGHIEPFLSKALEPPKVEAMSSAISLLYEVGALEGDEQLTLLGHHLAKLPVDVLIGKMMLYGAIFGCLSPILSISAFLSYKSPFVYPKDERQNVERAKLSLLNHKVDGPGDTNNVDQQSDHLLMMLAYKRWERILTEKGAKAAQQFCNSFFLSSSVMYMIRDMRMQFGTLLADIGFITLPKDDKLDRKKLGSLDSWLSDASQPFNAHAHHLSVVKAILCAGLYPNVAASEHSIVGAVLSTFNQSSNTANSGRTVWFDGRREVHIHPSSINSNTKSFQYPFLIFLEKVETNRVFLRDTSVVSPYSILLFGGSINVQHQTGLVTIDGWLKLSAPAQIAVLFKELRQTLHTFLKELIRKPEEALMLNNELIKSIVTLLLEEGSSK; the protein is encoded by the exons ATGCCGCCAAAAAAGAGTAAgaagaatcagaatcagaatcagaagcAGAATAAGCCCCACGCTTCGGCTTCCTCTGCTCCGAGGTTGCAGATTTCGGCCGATAACGAGAGCCGCCTCCGCCGCCTCCTTCTCAATTCGGCACCTGCGTCTGCTCCACCGCCTCCCCCCGCCGTTGACGATGCCACGTCATCCCTAACGAGGGCTCAGAAGGCCAAGAAGCTTAAATCTCTTTATGAGAAGCTCTCTTGCGAAGGTTTCACTAATCGCCACGTTGAGCTTGCTCTCTCCGCTCTCAAGGAAGCTGCTACTTTTGAATCAGCTCTTGATTGGTTATGCTTGAATTTGCCCGGCAACGAACTTCCACTCAAATTTTCTACTGGAACTTCCACTCATTCCACTCAAG GGGGATCGGTTGGAGTTATATTTAATCCACGGGATGGTTCGGCTCCTGCGGAAAATGCATCTGATACGACTGAGGAGGAACAGGCGCCGGAATTTTCTGTTTTAATAGAGAGACATTGGAATGATGGTAGTTTAGATTCTGTACAAGCATCTCAAGCAGATTGGATAAAGAAATATGTTGAGCaacaggaagaggaagaggaaaag GATGAATctaagacttgggaagatgacaTTTGTTATGGGGGTAGTGGCAGTGCCAAAAAGGAG TCCTGCGAACCTAGGCCATATGATGTTATTTCCAAGGAGTATCTTGCTGCAAGGTTAGAAGCTACAGATGCCAAGGAGAACAAGGACAAAAAACGTCAGGAGCAGGCAGGCAATGTGATCCGGAAACTGAAGCAAGAGTTGTCTGCTCTAG GATTATCGGATGATGATTTGGCCTTACAGTATGAGCAACAAATCAGTTCTAACTATGAGAGAGCTTCATCTGGCCTGTCTGGCCATGAGCCCAACACAGGTGACACAGCAGGTTATTCAGAAACTAATTTGCCCTCTGGTGGAGCTGTAATTGATGGAAGTGATGTAGGGCATCGTAGcatggaggaaaatattgataaGTCTTCCTCACTGGTTGTACACATTGAAGAAAATTCTGTTGAAGGAGAGGCAGAAGAGGTGGAACTTGGTGGTTTCTTCTCCGAGGATGTATCATCTAATGAAATATTACCTCCTGATGTTTTGAGACTgcagaaagaagaaaaatttaaaagactTTTGGAAAGCAAGAATTTAGAAAATTTAGATGGCATCTGGAAGAAG ggGGATCCTAAAAAGATCCCAAAGGCAGTTCTTCATCAACTATGTCAGAAATCAGGCTGGGAAGCTCCAAAGTTCAATAAAATTCTTGGCAGGGGAAAAAATTTTGCCTACACTGTGACTGTATTGCGTAAAGCTAGTGGGAGGGGCAAGAACCGAAAAGCTGGGGGACTGGTCACACTTCAGCTTCCAGATCAGAATGAAATCTTTGAATCTGCAGAG GATGCACAGAATAAGGTGGCAGCTTATGCTTTGTTACAAATGTTTCCTGACGTCCCAGTTCATCTCCCAATTACAGAGCCTTATGGTTCGCTTGTTATGAAGTGGATGGAAG GAGAATCATTTGCCAAGCTAGAAGACAGTGAGGAAGATCATAGAACTAGTTTTGTGGATTCATTATTAAATGGTGATGGTTCTGGTGCAATTCCATCTGTTGAAGTTGCAGATCATAAGTCTCAACAAACAGATAATTTGGATAGACTCGGTGAAAATAAAACTTCGGCAATTGCCAGTCATCAGCCACCTACTCAGA GAGATACATATAGCAAGGAAAATGAGAGTAATTATTTGAGACAGGttcaaattaataaaatgaaaACACGTAGATACCAG GATATGTTGAAAATGCGAGCTACACTTCCTATTGCTGCAATAAAAGCTGATATATTGAAACTGTTGAACAAAAATGATGTTCTTGTTGTTTGTGGAGAAACAGGCTCTGGAAAGACAACTCAG GTTCCACAATTTTTATTGGACGACATGATCGAGTCAGGACATGGTGGACATTGTAATATTATATGCACACAACCAAGGAGAATAGCG GCAATTTCAGTAGCCGAAAGGGTAGCCGATGAGCGGTGTGAACCTTCACCAGGCTCAGAGGGTTCCTTGGTTGGTTATCAAGTTCGACTCGACAGTGCCAG GAATGAGAGAACTAGGCTTCTGTTCTGTACAACAGGCATCCTTCTCAGAAAATTGATG GGAGACCAAAGTTTGACTGGCATCACTCATATCATAGTTGATGAAGTTCACGAGAGGTCTCTATTG GGTGATTTTCTCCTAATTGTTTTGAAGAATCTAATTGAGAAGCAGTCCACTGAAAGATCAACAAAACTCAAAGTCATTCTAAT GTCTGCTACTGTTGATTCAAGTTTATTCTCAAAATACTTTGGACATTGTCCTGTAGTTACTGCAGAAGGAAGAACTCATCCAGTGACAACATATTTTCTTGAGGATATATATGATCAGATCGATTATCGACTTCCTTCGGATTCTCCAGTTTCTTTAACATCAACATTTCGCAAGGAGCAG aAGTTGCAGAAAGGTCTTGTGACAAATAGCAAGGGGAAGAAGAATCTAATGTTATCGGGGTGGGGtgatgaatctctgctttccgaAGAGAACACTAATCCATATTTTGTTCCAAGTTATTATCAGTCATACAGTGAACAAGCTAAACAAAATCTA AAAAGATTGAATGAAGATGTCATTGATTACGATCTTCTAGAAGATCTAATATGTTTCATTGATGAAAATTGCAATGAGGGTGCCATCCTTGTATTCCTACCG GGAGTCTCTGAAATAAACCTTTTACATGATAAGTTGGTTGCCTCTTACCGCTTTGGTCGACCCTCTTCTGAATGGGTTATTCCGTTGCATTCTTCGGTTGCATCAACTGAGCAGAAACGGGTGTTTTTGCGCCCTCCAGGAAATACACGTAAG GTTGTTATAGCCACAAATATAGCAGAGACCAGCATAACAATAGATGACGTGATATATGTAATTGACTGTGGAAAGCATAAGGAAAACCGATATAACCCACAGAAG AAATTGTCTAGCATGGTTGAAGATTGGATATCTCAAGCAAATGCAAGGCAGCGCCGGGGCAGAGCTGGACGTGTAAAACCTGGAACTTGCTTTTGCTTGTACACTCGTCACAGGTTTGAAAGACTCATGCGTCCTTATCAG GTTCCAGAGATGCTTCGGATGCCATTAGTTGAACTGTGTTTGCAGATTAAGTTACTGTCTCTTGGTCATATTGAGCCATTTTTGTCCAAG GCTTTAGAACCTCCAAAGGTTGAAGCAATGAGTTCAGCAATATCCTTACTATATGAG GTTGGTGCTCTTGAAGGTGATGAGCAGCTGACACTGCTTGGACATCATTTGGCAAAACTTCCTGTTGATGTCTTAATTGGAAAG ATGATGCTGTATGGTGCAATATTTGGTTGCTTGTCACCTATTCTTTCAATCTCTGCATTTCTAAGCTACAAGTCTCCATTTGTATATCCAAAGGATGAG AGGCAAAATGTTGAAAGAGCAAAATTATCATTGTTGAATCACAAGGTAGATGGGCCAGGTGATACCAATAATGTTGATCAGCAATCTGATCACTTACTAATGATGTTAGCTTATAAAAGATGGGAAAGGATTTTGACTGAG AAAGGAGCTAAAGCTGCACAACAATTCTGCAATTCCTTCTTTCTGAGCAGTTCTGTAATGTATATGATAAG GGATATGAGAATGCAGTTTGGAACATTGCTAGCAGACATTGGTTTCATCACTCTTCCTAAAGACGATAAG TTGGATCGAAAAAAGCTAGGAAGTCTTGACAGTTGGCTTTCTGATGCATCACAACCATTCAATGCACATGCACATCATTTGTCAGTTGTCAAG GCTATACTATGCGCTGGTTTGTATCCCAATGTGGCAGCTAGTGAACACAGTATTGTTGGAGCAGTTCTTAGCACCTTCAACCAGTCTTCTAACACCGCGAATAGTGGTCGTACAGTCTGGTTTGACGGAAGAAGAGAAGTTCATATCCATCCTTCTTCTATCAATAGTAACACTAAATCCTTTCAATACCCCTTTCTCATCTTCCTTGAAAAG GTTGAAACAAACAGAGTATTTTTACGCGATACTTCTGTCGTTTCTCCATACTCCATTTTGCTGTTTGGGGGGTCAATTAATGTTCAGCATCAG ACTGGACTTGTAACAATTGATGGATGGTTGAAACTGAGTGCACCTGCACAAATAGCTGTGTTATTCAAGGAGCTAAGACAAACTCTACATACCTTTCTGAAGGAGCTGATTCGAAAACCGGAG GAGGCGCTCATGCTCAATAATGAACTCATCAAGTCCATCGTCACTTTGCTGTTAGAAGAAGGAAGCTCTAAATGA